A window from Aquabacterium sp. NJ1 encodes these proteins:
- a CDS encoding cellulase family glycosylhydrolase: MKHRVKFGSLFAHSLLSMAIAAGIATLEGCGGGGGPAASTDAAGTVNPNGAPTLAEGAQGTTGTDSGGSAPTGGITGGASGSTTETVASTPGWVAPSSVSLIDTSSISNFNFTSQNPAIASPGGIEKLTYTDQSTAIALNFDFGCGVSLITLKTQDCRNVVSVYSRLKQPIATTNDASIFLTLRNVDGYGEFALRVKDSTGQSIQYPIRLRTLERYQYSDWTTVRVFLKNPALYWGGAANGVITGSLVEVSVVAAPRNSDSATTGLNYPKGQLEIKDIRLSSPVTTTYTLQTNAPLAAGAFYPNTSGRMAVAHGSFDLNLMQKAKRAGFSVIRRDLLWENVETNGQYSFVPFDTGTSNLTSLGMKVLWILDYGHPDHGGDVPVSLSDKAAYVKFVQEAAKFGKTRPVMGYEIWNEPDTPGAWPSQNPLEYADLLSRAVTGLRQVEASLPIFSAGVGISDPAYLFKLSQTGALSGVTYIGTHPYRKDTITVASPYRRNESTPESYAADHLVARQYLAQNGVSQPLANTEWGYSSYEYLDRAVYGNGTSAAAWQRQGILTLRMVLAQLAVNEPLITVYRLIDKGINATDKEMNFGLLDANQVEKPAYKALVQLNTLTGSKTFKGYLTDVPNGLHVLRWDGSGAARVFCAWSENDADAVDVVIPAGYKAVTAFDGTALTPHAGAGGALVVTVRESSGPIFISL; the protein is encoded by the coding sequence ATGAAACATCGCGTCAAGTTTGGTTCCTTGTTTGCGCACAGCCTGCTGAGCATGGCGATCGCCGCAGGCATTGCAACGCTCGAAGGTTGCGGCGGTGGCGGTGGCCCAGCTGCCAGCACCGATGCGGCTGGCACAGTGAACCCCAACGGCGCCCCGACACTCGCGGAAGGCGCGCAGGGCACAACAGGCACGGATTCCGGTGGCAGTGCCCCCACTGGTGGCATCACCGGCGGTGCATCGGGCTCGACAACAGAGACCGTTGCGTCGACACCTGGATGGGTGGCCCCTTCCAGCGTTTCCCTGATCGATACATCCAGCATCAGCAACTTCAACTTCACCAGCCAGAACCCTGCCATTGCATCTCCTGGTGGTATCGAGAAGCTCACCTACACGGATCAGAGCACGGCGATTGCGCTGAACTTCGACTTTGGTTGCGGCGTGAGCCTGATCACCTTGAAGACGCAGGACTGCCGAAATGTCGTCAGCGTCTACAGCCGGCTCAAGCAACCCATCGCGACAACAAACGACGCATCCATCTTCTTGACGCTGCGCAACGTAGACGGGTACGGTGAATTCGCGCTGCGTGTGAAAGACTCAACCGGCCAGTCCATCCAGTACCCGATCCGCTTGCGCACGCTGGAGCGTTATCAGTATTCTGACTGGACGACTGTTCGTGTCTTTCTCAAGAACCCCGCACTGTATTGGGGTGGGGCTGCAAATGGCGTCATTACAGGCAGTCTCGTGGAGGTCTCTGTCGTCGCAGCGCCGCGCAACAGCGATTCCGCAACCACGGGGTTGAACTACCCTAAGGGCCAGTTGGAAATCAAAGACATCCGACTGAGCTCGCCGGTCACAACCACGTACACGCTCCAGACCAATGCACCATTGGCGGCCGGGGCCTTCTACCCCAATACGTCTGGCCGTATGGCGGTGGCACACGGCAGCTTTGATCTCAACCTGATGCAAAAGGCCAAGCGTGCAGGCTTCAGCGTCATTCGGCGTGACTTGCTCTGGGAGAATGTTGAAACCAACGGCCAATACTCCTTTGTGCCTTTTGATACCGGCACAAGCAATCTGACATCCTTGGGCATGAAGGTGCTGTGGATCTTGGACTATGGCCACCCGGATCACGGCGGCGACGTGCCGGTTAGCCTGAGTGACAAGGCGGCTTACGTCAAATTCGTGCAAGAGGCTGCGAAGTTCGGGAAGACTCGGCCTGTCATGGGGTACGAGATCTGGAACGAGCCTGATACGCCTGGCGCCTGGCCCAGCCAGAATCCGCTTGAATACGCCGATTTGCTATCGCGTGCCGTAACGGGCCTGCGTCAGGTGGAGGCCAGCTTGCCAATCTTCAGCGCAGGTGTTGGCATCAGCGATCCCGCCTACCTTTTCAAGTTGAGCCAGACGGGCGCTCTGAGCGGGGTGACCTACATTGGTACCCATCCCTATCGCAAGGACACCATCACCGTCGCCAGCCCATACCGCCGCAACGAGTCGACGCCGGAGTCTTACGCTGCAGATCACCTCGTGGCGCGTCAGTATCTGGCCCAAAACGGTGTATCTCAACCTCTGGCCAACACGGAGTGGGGCTATAGCTCCTACGAGTACCTTGACCGCGCGGTGTACGGCAATGGAACGAGCGCGGCTGCATGGCAGCGACAAGGTATCCTGACTTTGCGCATGGTGCTTGCCCAGCTGGCTGTGAACGAACCCTTGATCACGGTTTACCGTTTGATCGACAAGGGGATAAATGCGACTGATAAGGAAATGAACTTTGGCTTGCTTGATGCAAACCAGGTTGAAAAGCCAGCTTACAAGGCGCTCGTGCAGCTCAACACCTTGACAGGCAGTAAAACGTTCAAGGGCTACCTGACGGACGTGCCCAACGGGCTCCATGTGCTTCGTTGGGATGGTTCAGGGGCCGCCAGGGTCTTCTGTGCTTGGTCGGAGAATGACGCCGATGCCGTGGATGTTGTGATTCCTGCTGGCTATAAGGCTGTCACCGCCTTCGATGGCACGGCACTCACGCCTCACGCGGGCGCTGGCGGCGCGCTGGTCGTCACCGTTCGCGAGAGTTCAGGCCCCATCTTCATCTCGCTCTGA
- a CDS encoding acyltransferase has protein sequence MRVASLDVARGIGIFLLVLGHNNLLKENAPKLFAAVSTFRVPLFFLLSGAFLPESISRSFIGLRFGIFIRPFLVGVLLALPLQLMDLSHPVNDWFPVDVFWATGNSIMNAPLWFLSSMIVAMCIMHVIDELGLADKHVLYLGFALFVSGMWLLSMPEVVGHLPKDKLGRIWGLPWSLDLGPISAGLMISGRGLADLLKKPWQGARLEGALLILFGTIFMLAFTTGAPALDLNNRIAVNMVALLLCTLSGIGMMISLSRCLTRLDGAWIAVVQRFGAASLVVLICHWPLQQVFIRVLKRLGHNAEADLLISILTCVLIYFFAERVLVSRPVLRKMFMGR, from the coding sequence TTGCGAGTAGCCAGCCTGGATGTGGCAAGAGGTATCGGGATTTTTCTTTTGGTGCTTGGCCACAATAATCTCCTGAAGGAAAACGCACCCAAGCTGTTTGCCGCCGTATCAACCTTTCGAGTGCCTCTTTTCTTCTTGTTGTCTGGCGCATTCTTGCCAGAGTCAATCAGCAGATCCTTTATCGGTTTGAGATTCGGTATATTTATAAGGCCATTCCTGGTTGGTGTATTGCTGGCCCTGCCTCTGCAATTGATGGATTTGTCCCATCCTGTCAATGACTGGTTTCCGGTTGATGTTTTTTGGGCAACGGGTAATTCCATAATGAATGCCCCTTTGTGGTTTCTTTCAAGCATGATCGTCGCCATGTGCATCATGCATGTGATCGATGAGTTGGGCCTGGCAGATAAGCACGTCTTGTATTTGGGGTTTGCACTTTTTGTGTCGGGCATGTGGCTGCTGTCCATGCCGGAGGTCGTCGGCCATCTGCCTAAGGATAAATTAGGGCGAATCTGGGGCTTGCCCTGGAGCCTGGATCTTGGCCCGATATCGGCTGGGCTGATGATTTCAGGGCGCGGCTTGGCTGATTTGCTCAAAAAACCCTGGCAAGGGGCGAGACTGGAGGGAGCCTTGCTGATCTTGTTCGGCACCATATTCATGCTGGCATTCACCACCGGGGCCCCGGCCTTGGATCTGAATAACCGTATCGCGGTGAATATGGTGGCGTTGCTGCTCTGCACGCTCAGTGGCATAGGCATGATGATCAGCCTTTCCAGGTGCCTGACTCGCCTGGATGGGGCCTGGATCGCCGTGGTGCAGCGTTTTGGTGCTGCTTCCCTGGTCGTGCTGATCTGTCATTGGCCATTGCAGCAGGTCTTCATCCGCGTCTTGAAGCGGCTTGGCCATAACGCTGAGGCTGATCTGTTGATCTCGATTCTGACTTGCGTCCTGATCTATTTCTTTGCAGAACGTGTGCTTGTATCAAGGCCGGTGCTGCGGAAAATGTTCATGGGGCGTTGA
- a CDS encoding NAD-dependent epimerase, with amino-acid sequence MKILVTGAAGFIGMHTTLKLLKRGDEVVGIDNMNDYYDPQLKRDRLAEIDRQPHSGRFRFIQMDVADTSSMNALFKQERFDRVIHLAAQAGVRYSLQNPHAYAQSNLVGFVNVLEGCRHNQVQHLVYASSSSVYGGNVKMPFAESDPVDHPVSLYAATKKANELMAHTYSHLYGLPTTGLRFFTVYGPWGRPDMAPMLFTKAILADEAIKVFNHGQMKRDFTYIDDIVAGVVATVDRIPEPDAGFDRQQPNSASSWAPYRVFNIGHSEPVELLTFIQAIEQALGKEAVKDMQPMQPGDVVATYADTSRLEAWTGVHPSVPIEEGVQHFVDWYKAYFHKA; translated from the coding sequence ATGAAGATCCTGGTGACAGGTGCAGCCGGTTTCATCGGCATGCACACCACGCTCAAGCTGCTCAAGCGCGGCGACGAGGTCGTGGGCATTGACAACATGAACGACTACTACGACCCGCAGCTCAAGCGGGATCGTCTGGCCGAGATCGACCGCCAACCGCATTCGGGGCGTTTCCGCTTCATCCAGATGGATGTGGCAGACACGTCCTCCATGAACGCCTTGTTCAAGCAAGAGCGCTTCGACCGTGTCATCCACCTGGCTGCACAAGCCGGGGTGCGCTATTCGCTGCAGAACCCGCATGCCTACGCGCAGTCCAACCTGGTGGGCTTCGTCAACGTGCTGGAAGGCTGCCGGCACAACCAGGTGCAGCATCTGGTGTATGCCAGCAGCTCCAGCGTGTACGGTGGCAACGTCAAGATGCCGTTTGCCGAGAGTGACCCGGTGGACCACCCCGTCAGCCTGTACGCGGCCACCAAAAAGGCCAACGAGCTGATGGCGCACACCTACAGCCACCTGTATGGCCTGCCCACCACTGGCTTGCGCTTCTTCACGGTGTACGGCCCTTGGGGCCGGCCCGACATGGCGCCCATGCTGTTCACCAAGGCCATCCTGGCGGACGAAGCCATCAAGGTGTTCAACCACGGCCAGATGAAGCGCGACTTCACCTACATCGACGACATCGTCGCCGGCGTGGTCGCCACCGTGGACCGCATCCCCGAGCCCGATGCCGGCTTCGACCGCCAGCAGCCGAACTCCGCCTCATCCTGGGCGCCTTACCGCGTGTTCAACATCGGCCACAGCGAGCCGGTTGAGCTGCTCACCTTCATCCAGGCCATCGAACAGGCCCTGGGCAAGGAAGCCGTCAAGGACATGCAACCCATGCAGCCCGGTGATGTGGTGGCCACCTATGCCGACACCTCGCGCCTGGAGGCCTGGACGGGCGTGCACCCCAGCGTGCCGATCGAAGAGGGCGTTCAACACTTTGTGGATTGGTACAAAGCTTACTTCCACAAGGCTTGA
- a CDS encoding glycosyltransferase family 4 protein yields the protein MMHLPPNSVQVLHCAETIKGGIASYLRELLVCQARDFGASAVAVVIPASQANELPVPPGVIVVTYPDKAGRAVNAMQLGLVVARFVRRHQPKVVHAHSTFAGAIVRPLLAMMGLSSRVIYCPHGWAWDRSMGPMARKITQWVERELAQLCNKVVCISEHECKSAQEAGLEPAQLHVVLNGVAEKAPTPRGNVPAWPPGRKRLLFVGRFDQQKGADLFCAALRELGDEAFGVLAGGSVLYDTHGLALPDNAESVGWINAARLEALFKTADVLVMPSRWEGFGLTAAEAMRAGVPVLAARVGGLPEVVADGETGLLFEPGDVSGIVNAVRQHSPEEWRAMGRAGRARFEKLFTMERVHAQLCELYEFSTERVPTVTCVR from the coding sequence ATGATGCACCTCCCGCCTAACTCCGTGCAGGTGCTGCACTGTGCCGAGACCATCAAGGGCGGCATTGCAAGCTACCTGCGTGAATTGCTCGTCTGCCAGGCCCGTGATTTCGGGGCCAGTGCCGTGGCCGTGGTCATCCCCGCCTCCCAGGCCAATGAATTGCCGGTTCCGCCGGGCGTGATCGTGGTCACCTATCCGGACAAGGCCGGCCGTGCGGTCAATGCCATGCAACTGGGCCTGGTGGTGGCGCGTTTCGTGCGCCGGCATCAACCCAAAGTGGTGCACGCCCATTCCACCTTTGCGGGCGCCATCGTGCGGCCGCTGCTGGCCATGATGGGCCTGTCCAGCCGCGTCATCTACTGCCCCCATGGCTGGGCCTGGGACCGCAGCATGGGCCCCATGGCCCGCAAGATCACGCAATGGGTGGAGCGCGAGCTTGCTCAGCTTTGCAACAAGGTCGTGTGCATCTCTGAACACGAATGCAAGTCTGCGCAAGAAGCAGGGCTCGAGCCCGCGCAACTGCACGTGGTCCTCAACGGCGTGGCCGAAAAGGCGCCTACGCCCCGGGGCAACGTGCCTGCCTGGCCACCAGGGCGCAAGCGCCTCCTGTTTGTCGGGCGCTTCGATCAGCAAAAGGGGGCCGACCTGTTCTGCGCCGCCTTGCGCGAACTGGGCGACGAGGCCTTTGGCGTGCTGGCGGGCGGTTCGGTGCTGTATGACACCCACGGCCTGGCCCTGCCCGACAACGCCGAATCGGTCGGCTGGATCAACGCGGCGCGCCTGGAGGCCCTGTTCAAAACCGCCGATGTGCTGGTGATGCCTTCGCGCTGGGAAGGCTTCGGCCTGACCGCTGCAGAGGCCATGCGGGCGGGCGTGCCGGTGCTGGCGGCCCGTGTCGGTGGTTTGCCCGAAGTCGTGGCCGACGGCGAAACCGGCCTCCTGTTCGAGCCGGGGGATGTCTCGGGCATCGTGAACGCCGTGAGGCAGCACAGCCCTGAAGAATGGCGCGCCATGGGCCGGGCTGGCCGAGCCCGCTTTGAAAAGTTGTTCACCATGGAGCGTGTCCACGCCCAGTTGTGTGAGCTGTATGAGTTCAGCACGGAACGTGTGCCCACGGTGACCTGCGTGCGTTAA
- a CDS encoding glycosyltransferase family 1 protein: MAEALGQIVINGRFLQRPVTGVERFAAETLTALDHLLSAGALPRLSLVLAVPAGTQPAISFRNIPVQHVGRHQGHLWEQLDLPLFCGKRRLINLCNTAPIFKRNQLVVIHDAAVFSVPQAFSASFRLAYKAIHAGLSLVGARILTVSEFSRRDLAQHLPLRAERIAVLPESAEHVLRHTPDRALLERTGLAKRPYVLAVSSMAAHKNFSLVLDALTRLDNPPFDIAIAGGGNAKVFGHGGELSSDRVKWLGYVSDAELRALYEGAMCFVFPSIYEGFGIPPLEAMQCGCPVLAARAASIPEVCGDAAIYFDPQDAAALAQLLLKVADDVSLRNTLRQKGLARAQQFTWQRVAQELAHHGLLKGVPA, encoded by the coding sequence ATGGCTGAGGCTCTCGGGCAAATTGTGATCAATGGTCGCTTCCTGCAGCGTCCCGTCACCGGGGTTGAACGCTTCGCGGCAGAGACCTTGACTGCGCTCGACCATCTGTTGAGTGCGGGTGCCTTGCCTCGCCTGTCGCTGGTGCTGGCCGTGCCCGCAGGTACCCAGCCCGCGATCTCGTTTCGCAACATCCCGGTTCAGCATGTCGGGCGCCATCAGGGCCACCTTTGGGAGCAGCTGGATCTGCCGCTCTTCTGTGGCAAGCGGCGCCTGATCAACCTGTGCAACACCGCCCCCATCTTCAAAAGAAACCAGCTGGTGGTGATCCACGACGCGGCGGTCTTCTCGGTGCCCCAGGCCTTCAGCGCCAGCTTCCGCCTGGCTTACAAAGCCATCCATGCCGGCCTGTCGCTCGTGGGCGCGCGCATCCTCACGGTGTCCGAGTTTTCCCGTCGGGATCTGGCGCAGCACCTGCCCTTGCGCGCCGAGCGCATCGCCGTGCTGCCCGAAAGCGCCGAGCATGTGCTCCGGCACACGCCTGATCGCGCCCTGCTCGAACGCACCGGCCTGGCCAAGCGCCCCTATGTGCTGGCGGTCAGCAGCATGGCCGCGCACAAGAATTTCAGCCTGGTGCTGGACGCCTTGACCCGGCTTGACAACCCGCCGTTCGACATCGCCATTGCGGGAGGCGGCAACGCCAAGGTCTTTGGGCATGGTGGTGAGCTCAGCTCTGACCGCGTCAAATGGCTGGGGTACGTGTCTGACGCCGAGTTGCGCGCCTTGTACGAAGGCGCCATGTGCTTCGTCTTCCCCTCCATCTACGAAGGCTTCGGCATCCCCCCGCTGGAGGCCATGCAGTGCGGCTGCCCCGTGCTGGCCGCCCGTGCCGCCTCCATTCCCGAGGTCTGTGGGGATGCGGCCATCTACTTTGACCCTCAGGACGCGGCTGCACTGGCCCAGTTGTTGCTCAAAGTGGCGGATGATGTATCGCTGCGCAACACGCTCAGGCAAAAGGGGCTCGCCCGTGCCCAGCAATTCACCTGGCAGCGCGTTGCCCAGGAACTGGCCCATCACGGTTTGCTCAAGGGGGTGCCTGCATGA
- a CDS encoding cellulase family glycosylhydrolase, with product MIRKHDGSPVNVLKIIIALASLLSVSCHATPVLGIGTHFGQARSNEQLFLEWITNSPFQTFRDEIYWGDIETAPGTFKPSKRALNTLQLINEAQKSGIEPLIILDYGNRFYDNGSQPFTDAGRTAFGKYSEWIAQATKGRVNKFEVWNEWNIGGGKKPRERNGDPVDYVKLVEQTSKAIKKVNPQAEIIGGAIGDDIPNWPWLRKAISAGLLNQIDALSVHIYNHSLPIYRGGAKEMVYRLEMAQQIIKEAEPNRRIPIYITEIGWPNNEGKWGVDLDDAATQALIFVLEAFQFDYVKGIWFYEFQDRGRDKSEREDNFGFLNADGQEKPVSCVLRSVGKLLKDANLIKSKNQGSSRILLYRLANGDQLLASWSSRTMLGETTNELSIRGSNLEFKRVDTGCFRQINKSQLLQSAKDIHYLQGYSPTLITLPKSAKIDF from the coding sequence ATGATTCGGAAACACGACGGTTCACCGGTTAATGTTCTCAAGATAATTATTGCCCTAGCCTCACTTCTTAGCGTCAGCTGTCATGCTACGCCAGTGCTCGGCATCGGAACACATTTTGGTCAAGCCAGATCAAATGAGCAACTATTCCTAGAATGGATCACCAACTCCCCATTCCAGACGTTTCGAGATGAAATTTACTGGGGGGATATCGAAACAGCGCCCGGCACATTCAAACCCAGCAAACGCGCGCTCAACACTTTGCAACTAATTAACGAAGCGCAGAAGTCTGGAATTGAACCACTCATAATTCTTGATTATGGAAATCGCTTCTACGACAATGGTTCTCAACCTTTTACCGATGCAGGGCGAACGGCGTTCGGCAAGTATTCAGAGTGGATCGCACAAGCGACAAAGGGGCGAGTCAACAAATTTGAAGTCTGGAATGAGTGGAATATCGGAGGTGGGAAAAAACCCCGGGAACGCAACGGCGACCCAGTCGATTATGTAAAGCTGGTGGAGCAGACGTCCAAGGCAATCAAGAAGGTCAATCCGCAAGCTGAAATCATCGGCGGCGCAATCGGCGACGACATTCCGAATTGGCCATGGCTCCGCAAAGCCATCTCTGCAGGCTTGCTTAACCAAATTGATGCGCTCTCCGTACATATATACAACCACTCGCTACCCATTTATAGGGGTGGGGCGAAAGAGATGGTTTACAGGCTTGAAATGGCTCAACAAATCATCAAAGAAGCTGAGCCCAATCGCCGAATTCCCATATACATCACCGAAATTGGATGGCCAAACAACGAAGGCAAGTGGGGCGTTGACTTGGACGACGCAGCCACTCAGGCGCTGATTTTTGTGCTTGAGGCCTTCCAATTTGACTATGTCAAGGGCATCTGGTTCTACGAGTTCCAGGACAGGGGGCGCGATAAATCGGAGAGAGAAGACAACTTCGGCTTTCTTAATGCCGATGGTCAAGAAAAGCCTGTAAGTTGCGTTTTGCGCTCGGTTGGAAAATTATTAAAAGACGCCAATCTCATAAAATCCAAAAACCAAGGGAGTAGTCGCATCCTTTTGTATAGGCTGGCAAACGGTGATCAACTACTTGCATCTTGGTCTTCCAGAACCATGCTGGGAGAAACAACCAATGAACTGAGCATCAGAGGATCAAATCTCGAATTCAAAAGAGTCGATACAGGTTGCTTCAGACAAATTAATAAAAGTCAACTCCTGCAATCAGCAAAAGATATTCATTATTTGCAAGGATACAGCCCTACGCTGATTACGCTACCGAAATCAGCAAAAATTGACTTTTGA
- a CDS encoding UDP-glucose/GDP-mannose dehydrogenase family protein produces MKVSVVGTGYVGLVTGACLAEMGNDVLCLDVDPNKIRILEEGGIPIHEPGLDKVVERNVKAGRLSFTTDIARAVAHGTIQFIAVGTPPDEDGSADLQYVLAAARNIGRLMTDYKVIVDKSTVPVGTADKVRAAVADELAKRGSDVKYAVVSNPEFLKEGAAVDDFMRPDRIVVGADDEQAILLMRALYAPFQRNHERLIVMDVRSAELTKYAANAMLATRISFMNELALLAEKMGADIEQVRLGIGSDQRIGTHFLYAGCGYGGSCFPKDVKALIKTASGADQELLVLKAVEDANERQKTVLVSKVVKRFGADLKGKHFALWGLAFKPNTDDMREATSRVVLAELFERGATVTAYDPVAMEEARRIFGDEPRLKYADSPNAALQGADALIIVTEWKEFRSPDFDKIKASLKTPVIFDGRNLYEPSLVKQAGLNYESIGRQTA; encoded by the coding sequence ATGAAAGTTTCAGTGGTTGGCACAGGCTATGTGGGCCTGGTGACGGGTGCATGTCTGGCCGAGATGGGCAACGACGTGCTGTGTCTGGACGTGGACCCCAACAAGATCCGCATCCTCGAAGAAGGCGGCATCCCCATCCACGAGCCGGGCCTGGACAAGGTCGTCGAGCGCAACGTCAAGGCCGGTCGCCTGTCGTTCACCACCGACATCGCGCGCGCCGTGGCGCACGGCACCATCCAGTTCATCGCCGTGGGCACCCCGCCGGATGAAGACGGCTCGGCCGACCTGCAGTACGTGCTGGCCGCGGCCCGCAACATCGGCCGCCTGATGACGGACTACAAGGTCATCGTCGACAAGTCCACCGTGCCCGTGGGCACCGCCGACAAGGTGCGCGCCGCTGTGGCCGACGAGCTGGCCAAGCGCGGCAGCGATGTGAAGTACGCCGTGGTCTCCAACCCCGAGTTCCTGAAAGAAGGCGCCGCGGTGGACGACTTCATGCGCCCGGACCGCATCGTGGTGGGTGCCGACGACGAGCAGGCCATCCTCTTGATGCGTGCCCTGTACGCCCCCTTCCAGCGCAACCACGAACGCCTGATCGTCATGGACGTGCGCAGCGCCGAGCTCACCAAGTACGCCGCCAACGCCATGCTGGCCACGCGCATCAGCTTCATGAACGAGCTGGCGCTGCTGGCCGAGAAGATGGGCGCCGACATCGAGCAGGTGCGTCTGGGCATCGGCTCGGACCAGCGCATCGGCACGCACTTTTTGTATGCCGGCTGCGGCTACGGTGGCAGCTGCTTCCCCAAGGACGTGAAGGCGCTGATCAAGACGGCCAGTGGCGCCGACCAGGAGCTGCTGGTGCTCAAGGCCGTGGAAGACGCCAACGAGCGCCAGAAGACGGTGCTGGTGAGCAAGGTGGTCAAGCGCTTCGGGGCTGATCTCAAGGGCAAGCACTTTGCCCTGTGGGGCCTGGCCTTCAAGCCCAACACCGACGACATGCGCGAAGCCACCAGCCGTGTGGTGCTGGCCGAGCTGTTCGAGCGCGGCGCCACCGTCACGGCCTACGACCCCGTGGCCATGGAAGAGGCCCGGCGCATCTTCGGCGACGAGCCGCGCCTGAAATATGCCGACAGCCCCAACGCCGCGCTGCAAGGCGCGGACGCGCTGATCATCGTCACCGAGTGGAAGGAGTTCCGCAGCCCGGACTTCGACAAGATTAAGGCCAGCCTCAAGACGCCGGTGATCTTCGATGGTCGCAACCTGTACGAGCCCTCGCTGGTCAAGCAGGCCGGGCTGAACTACGAAAGCATCGGGCGTCAAACGGCATGA
- a CDS encoding acyltransferase family protein, which yields MRVISLDVAKGIGIFLVVLKHNSLLKEHAPIFFDAISTFNVPLFFLLSGAFLPQRVTAAFAWHRLQILSRPFAVGVLLALPLQLIDLSHPVNDWFPLGVFWATGNSVMNAPLWFLTSLTAAVFFLSLTEKLSLTGTRGALVGGALFLFGLWLMSIPEIRNDLPKDQLGRFWGLPWSVDIVLIPLGLMMSGRALGRFLQTPLNTPLMDLALLASFLGLFLWGFSAGRPALDLNNRMAVHVWPLLGCALSGMGMVLSLSRCITYLKGAWIASLQKLGANSLIVLICHWPLQQVFIRIFKRFEHNTLTELMISVLACVLTYLFAMHIVAPRPLLRKWFTGRA from the coding sequence TTGAGAGTCATCAGCCTGGATGTTGCAAAAGGGATTGGAATTTTCCTGGTGGTGCTAAAGCACAACTCTCTTCTAAAAGAGCATGCACCGATCTTTTTTGATGCCATTTCGACTTTCAACGTACCACTCTTTTTCCTGCTTTCGGGAGCCTTTTTGCCCCAGCGCGTTACGGCTGCTTTCGCATGGCATCGGCTTCAAATTCTTTCTCGCCCGTTCGCTGTCGGCGTTTTGTTGGCTTTGCCCTTGCAACTGATCGATCTTTCCCACCCAGTTAATGACTGGTTTCCTCTTGGGGTTTTTTGGGCCACGGGTAATTCAGTGATGAATGCGCCTCTGTGGTTTCTCACGAGTTTGACTGCGGCTGTATTCTTTTTAAGTCTTACCGAGAAGTTGAGCCTGACAGGTACACGTGGTGCATTGGTTGGAGGTGCACTCTTTCTTTTTGGTTTATGGTTGATGTCAATACCAGAAATCAGGAATGATTTGCCAAAAGACCAATTAGGTAGATTTTGGGGCTTGCCATGGAGCGTGGACATCGTTTTGATTCCATTGGGGCTCATGATGTCCGGGCGGGCTCTTGGTCGATTCTTGCAAACGCCCTTAAATACGCCTTTAATGGATTTGGCGTTATTGGCTAGCTTTTTGGGGTTGTTTTTGTGGGGTTTCAGCGCTGGGCGGCCCGCTTTGGATCTGAATAACCGCATGGCGGTTCATGTCTGGCCCCTGCTTGGCTGCGCTTTGAGTGGCATGGGGATGGTGTTGAGTCTATCGCGCTGCATCACGTACCTCAAGGGGGCGTGGATCGCTTCGTTACAAAAACTCGGTGCCAACTCCCTGATTGTATTGATATGCCATTGGCCCCTGCAGCAGGTTTTCATTCGAATATTTAAGCGGTTTGAGCACAATACCTTGACTGAGTTGATGATATCGGTGCTTGCTTGTGTTTTAACTTACCTTTTTGCAATGCACATTGTCGCTCCGAGACCCTTGCTGCGGAAGTGGTTTACTGGGCGAGCATGA